In Rattus norvegicus strain BN/NHsdMcwi chromosome 1, GRCr8, whole genome shotgun sequence, a genomic segment contains:
- the Or12j2 gene encoding olfactory receptor Olr292, whose product MMNGTLVTEFFILGFSEMPHLRVPLLLSFFCLYMAAISGNLLIMVTISASPALHTPMYFFLVNLAMVDILCTSTILPKLLDSMMAGRSISYGGCMAQLFFFTWSLGAELLLFSAMAYDRFVAICCPLHYSAWMGPRVCAFLAGLVWSISITNTSVHTGLMLRLPFCGSNEIEHFFCEIPPLLKLSCAPTQLNEAMAFAADVFLAVGNFSVTILSYGFIVVSILRIRSAEGKRRAFSTCSAHLIVVTMYYSTVIYTYIRPASSYSLNKDKVVSIIYTSVAPTLNPLIYTLRNKDVKVALRRLLSCS is encoded by the coding sequence ATGATGAATGGGACACTGGTCACTGAGTTCTTCATCCTGGGATTCTCAGAAATGCCTCACCTTCGGGTACcacttctcctcagcttcttctgccTATACATGGCTGCAATCTCAGGAAACCTGCTTATTATGGTGACAATCAGTGCCAGCCCAGCCCTGCATACCCCTATGTACTTCTTCCTGGTCAACTTGGCCATGGTGGATATCCTCTGCACCTCCACCATCCTACCAAAGCTACTGGACAGCATGATGGCAGGGAGGAGCATCTCTTATGGGGGCTGCATGGCCCAGCTCTTCTTCTTCACATGGTCCCTGGGGGCAGAGCTTCTGCTCTTCTCAGCTATGGCCTATGACCGCTTCGTGGCCATCTGCTGTCCCCTGCACTACAGTGCTTGGATGGGCCCTAGGGTATGTGCATTCCTGGCTGGCCTTGTCTGGTCCATCAGCATAACTAACACCAGCGTGCACACAGGCCTGATGTTGCGTCTACCATTCTGTGGCTCCAATGAGATAGAGCACTTCTTCTGTGAGATTCCCCCACTGTTGAAACTCTCCTGTGCTCCAACACAATTGAATGAGGCCATGGCCTTTGCTGCAGATGTGTTCCTGGCTGTAGGGAACTTCTCTGTGACAATCCTCTCCTATGGCTTTATTGTGGTTAGTATCCTGAGGATCCGTTCAGCTGAAGGCAAGCGACGTGCTTTTTCTACCTGCTCTGCACACCTCATTGTGGTCACCATGTACTACTCCACTGTCATCTATACCTACATTCGCCCTGCATCCAGCTACTCACTGAACAAGGATAAGGTGGTGTCCATCATCTACACCTCGGTGGCACCCACCTTGAACCCCCTCATCTACACTCTGAGAAACAAGGATGTCAAAGTTGCACTCCGGAGACTTCTATCCTGCTCCTGA